Genomic window (Cryptococcus neoformans var. grubii H99 chromosome 9, complete sequence):
TCCAAACCCTGCGTGACATTGCACTTGACCAGGCGAGAGACGCATTCACGGCGGACACGAACAAGTTCATCGCCGCTAAGCATTTGCGAGAGTAGCTGGCGCCGACCCAGAAAAAGGGCATCGATATGTTGAGTAACAGTATTGAAAAGGCGGTACTCTCTGCTTGCCAGATACGTCGGTAGTCTCTGCACATTGCAAGTCAGCGCGATCTTTCCCCTGCAGACTGGCTCATTACACACGCTGTACCACTCCCTGATTGCACATGCAATCTCATCTATTAGGGGCCACTGTTGCCCACTCACAGTGGAATCCCCAGCAGTAAgctttggaagaggcggcTGGTCCTTATCTTCCTCGATCACAGTCTTTGCCTGCTCAAGCACCAGAGATTTTGGTCTATTCGGCCTTGGAAAGCCGTTCTCCGAGCCTTTCCTTGACAATGCATCTGCGGGTCTTCCTTCCGATGATCCAACTTCGACTACCACCGTCTCAAGACCAAAGATTTGCGACCTAGAGGCCAGCCCTgcatcgtcttcatcctcttctttcactgTGTGCATTTCGCTCAATATTCCAGTTCCCAGAGGCCGAAGATTGTAATCCGATTCTTCAACAATCCCTCGATATCTTTGTTCCGCAGCTCGAATAGCCTTTTCGTACGCGACAGAGAGCTCTCCAGTATCGTTTTCGTTTCCTGGACGGATATGGCAGACGGAAGCAGGGAATATGCCTGTTAGTACCGAGGGCTCTGGTCGAGGGAAGGAAACCGTTTGAGCAGACGTTGCTTCGGATGGGATGAcaggagagagggaagtgATGGAAACGGCTTGGACAACAAAGCTTCCAGCAGGCTGTATGAGCAGTTGATGGAACATTTGAGAGATGGACTTACCCTCTATACCATAAGTcaccccttccatcctcttcgaccGAACATCGGTATTCTTCAAAGGCATAGAACTCATCTCCGATATCCAGTCGTATCTCATATGGGTTTCTCTCCCGCTGATGATACAAGTCACCCTCAGACAGCTCTGGTTTATCACCCGCCCAAGACAAGTCATCCAGGCCATGGTGAGGGGCCAAAGGCGGTAATTTCGGTGATGTCTCATCTACCGTCGTCGGAGTAGGTGGGGATGTCTCTGGATGGAATGGGTATATAACAGATCCAGAATGGATATATGGGAGCGGCTGCCATGTACCTGTCATACTTAGACTGTATTTAACGGCGTGTTCAGGGCTTTCTCAACTCGtaaagaaggcaaagaatgAGCTCTTAGAACGAGATGACTTACTGCGAGCGAGAAGGTCCGGGCACGAAATTGCGGAAAGAGTGGTAACTCGAAGCCAAGTACGGCTGTTATATGCTCATGTATGGCTCTGGGGTATAACGAGTGTTAGGAATAAATATCGAtgcaagagaagagaaagaaaaggaccAAACAAGAAGGATCGAAGTCTACTCCAGTCTGACCCATGTTGTAGTAAAAGGAAGTCATGATCTCAGCGGACCGTGCCTGGATTGCCGATAGCAGATAGATAACCATTCAAATTTCGTTCGTTTCACCtcaaaaacaacaacagatCACACTGCAGCAGAGATGCCCATTTCAAAGCAATTCGTCAGGTATGTACATCCATATAGTGCGCACAGCCTGACGAATAACCAGAATCGCCCCTCTCAAGGCCACTTTTACCCACACGCGCTTTCATCTTGCTCTTCGAACAGTCGACCACCCTGTCGTATACCATCGCCTATTGCTTTTCAGAATCAACAAGCCAGATGCTTCATTGGGAGGAAGCAGCGGATCCGCTATAGGACAAGTCTTAACAGGTCCTTCATCATGGAGAGCACCCGAGCTGTACTGTATGGAAGAGACCTGCCCACATCTCGGTGCGCCATTGAGCCACGCGGAGATCGAGGACATTGAAGATACACGAGCAATTGGTGTGTAATTCTCTCGTGGTGAATAAGCATCAAGGACTTATGATACTTTTAAGTTTGTCCATGGCATCAGTATGATTTTGGTATGTTTGATCGCATGTCTCCGTGAGTGCTTACTGACCTACATCGTAGACTTGAAGGATGGTTCAAGCTGTAAGCCAATACAGCATGCGTTCATTGACCCTCTAATAATATATCTTTACTAGCTACTGGTCTTCAAGCTTGCACATACGAAGTAAAGGTTCAAGGCATagaagatgatgctgaGGTATGGGTTGAAGCACCGCACACTGGGAGTTTTGGGACAGACGCCGATCGCCAATGGGAACTCGTTGAAATGAGAGGCGTCAGCGAAGGTGGGACCTCTTGATGATCTCAATCAAAATGACTTATCAAATTGTGTAGAGTTCCTGGACCCTCCTAtaccctctcttccctctctctccgtGTCAGGACATTgttcttcaccttcattACCTCCACAACTCTCTCACACCGCTCCAAATCTGCCAGATCCTTTACCAACGTCCCTTCTAGCATTCGCTCACCTTATCCTCCGAACTTCTGACCCGCAGCTGAAATGTCTGCTCACTCGAGAAGCTGTAACCCGTTTAAGAGCAGGCCAGCTCAAGTCCATACGGCCAACCATGGGTGAGAtcaagagggaaagagagaatgGAGGTTTGGTAGATGAGCCACCTAGAGAGGTCGAAATCATTGCACCAGGAAAGACACCTAGGCGCGGGAAAGGTGGGAGCGAGAAATCTCGCATTCTCATGCTTCGTAAGCCTTTATTTCTTTTAATTCTAAACTATCTATCAAGACGCTCATTCCCGTACTAGACGCTCTCGCCAACATTGAGCAGTATGCGATCGATTTGGCATGGGATATCATTGCACGCTTCGCGCATGTTGAGGTAAATGGTGAAAGATTGCCTATAGAATTTTTCTTGGACTGGGCCAAAGTcgcagaggatgaggcgaAGCATTATACATTATTGGCTAGACGGCTAGTGGTGTGTATTATATTTCAAAGGAGAATCATGATCGCGAATGCTGACAAATTTGTAGGAAATGGGCTCATACTTTGGCGCCCATACAGGTAAGTGCTACGATTTGCATTCTCCCTACACATTCTTTGCGGGTCATTCACCATTGGACTTAGTACATGCTGGCCTTTGGGAATCTGCAACCCAAACGGCCGGCTCTCTCTCTGCGCGCATAGCGATCATCCATCTTGTCGCCGAAGCTCGAGGGATCGACATGAACCCGCTTACATTAGCCAAACTTCAGGCAGCCGGTGATGCCGAGAGCTCAAAGGTACTGGAGATCATTCATGCCGATGAGATCACCCGTAAGTTCCCGCCAGGTCTTAGATGGATTTGTTTCCAAGGGCCGTGCTGACATACACCCGAAAGATGTGACTACCGGCCATCGATGGTTTACTTGGCTGTAGGTTTACTCATCTTCTATCTATCCTCTATATGGTCTATGTCAGTATCGTTTCTTACAAAAATCCTAacttgtctttttttttctcttaATATTAGGTGCGCAAAGCAAGGGTTGGATCCTATCGCCACTTTCCGCTCTGAAGTTGAGACCAACTTCCGCGGGAAAATCAAAGGCCCCTTCAACACTGAAGATCGTCTCAAAGCTGTACGTCCTTCCCGTCTCCATCGACCTTTCTATCGTTGCCTTCCAATTGGTGTTTTCCGGATTCTTATCATCGAAAGGAGCAGTCGCTAACTTCCATTATTTTTAAAAATCTAGGGCTTAACACCTGACTTCTATGAAGATCTCACAGGACAGCttggctggaaggaagagttggtTAAGAGGGCAGAGAAGGCTGCAAGAGAGGCCGAGGGGGACGagcatcttcatccaagaTTGACATAACATGCTTGGATCATTAATTATATCATTGATTGAGGTGGTCATTAACATATACGATTCTCGCTCTGTCATATCGTACAGTATGCCCGAAATGCTGGTTTTCGGTCCATCATAACGTATTTCTTCCCATAAAACTCAGAACTCTAGGCAGAGAATATTCCCAGCATCGTGCAATGTTCCCAGCTCCCCCAACCAGATAACTGGTTCGTGTTTCATATTTGGCATCGTCCAAGTATGCATttagaaaaaaagaatgttAGGTACCCTGTTTGCAATTTGCAACTGGGATATCTAACTCTATCTGCCAGCGATCGATGTTATTCTTCATTCTAATACCATCAGTGGCGAGGGACAAAATTGAGAACGAGCAAAATAAAGAAGACCGAGACGATCATACTGCTGCTGGTCCTTGGGCGGGATGCTTACCTAGATTGCTGCATCAGCTCTGGCATTTGAAACTGCGTTAAAAAATTACTCACTCGGTGGACGGTACTCTTGATGTAGCCACCAGTAGGGGAAAGACAGGGCATCAAATATCTTGTGTCTTCTCGTTTATTTATTAGTTGGCTTCTGATCACTTTCATCTTTGTGATCTCTGATCTCTAAAATCAGGCGAGGGTCTATTTGCCTTCCGCGATTGAAAGCACAGCAACGGATTATGTGTAATGCATTAGCTTCTAGTCTGCAATAATGAGTAGTTGGCAgatgaatgatgagaaGGGAGGAATGAATAGCGTGCAAATAGCGTGGCCGACTGTAGTAACGTTGGCGTTACTACCTAACACGCCAATCTCGAAGATCGACAGGATTTTTTGAATTCTGATTTGTTATTTGTGAATCTTGACCCATAATAACTGCCAGCAACGATTGCCAGGTGCGCTCAATGGGCAGGATACGCAAGTTGAAAAATACTAGATATTACGGTATAATAGAGACACGGGTAAGGCCGTTATTTCGGGTGGTATAACACGACCTGATGAAGTACAGTGGCAACAATGGTGTGTAATAGTGTGCCTACCAAGTCCAGGTTTCCGAAATTTAAGTATCGGATAGCGTTCGACAAATGATGAAAGACGAGGAAAGACCGGTTTATGCGGCTGTACATCGTCTGTGAACCCAGCAGCACAGCCTCTGTATGAGTACTACTGCGACGACTATTAAACGCATCAAACCGACCGCTCGGACCAGGCGCACCTATTACTGATATCTTCTACGTGCTGGTGTTGACATTCGCTATTGTATCGgcccattcttctttctcgcCGGCAGAACCAATCTGATCATATGAACTTGGGGTGAAGGGAGAGTATGAAGGCGAAAGATGGCAGATCCGAATGTCGTTAAGTAATGGGTTTTGTTTGAAGAATGGATGTAAGGTCTTATTGATCATCGAAACTCTATGATGCCATTTATGCTAGAAGgaactgctgctgcttcttccttgcttgCCGCTTGTGATGACTGTTCAGTGGTGATAAATGATTGATAGATCGTGAATGGTAATAAATGGCGACGGTGCGCCGTGCAGCAGTGACCAGTGGTGTGGTCGATTTTTCGACTGAAATGAGAAAGTCACTCTCAGGGACAGAAGTTCCCACCAGTATTTGTACTTCGAAGCTAACTacattgaagaagaaccaTGCCGGGCGAGAATATGGGAAAATGGGGAGCTTTTCGATCTTGAATAAATGCCTCGCTCTTCGTTGTCCTTTCTTTGGTCTTCGGcggcttttctcttcctgaGCCGCTTTTACGTGCTCCCTGCTGATTGGTGGCTTATACTTTGTACATAAAAGAGGACAAACGATCATGAAGCATGGAGTTCGAGTATGTATGATGTACACGGGGCGTGAAGTTCCATGTTCAAGTTCGTGTTCCATATTCCATGCATGATCCATGACGTGCTGAATGAAAGATCTGCATGGTGGACGGCCGGTTTCCCCTATTTTGTTTAGCATTTTGGGTTTGAATGTGCACCCCTTGCCGCTTTACTGCTGTCGCCCGGTCCATTTTATCCGAATCTCATTTTGTCGGGTGGCGTCTTGTTGAGCATATGAGCTTAACCCTGAGTTTATTAATTCTAAAAGATTTTTGAACGCCTAGAATTTAGCTAGCTGCTTTGTGTCGGCCCAATGTGCTAAGTGAAGTGATATCGTCGGATATTTGTATGCAACGCAAGAAGGATCTGAagaagtagaagaagaactaTTATTAACAGCAGTCACCGGCTCAAAACaggcagaaagaagaaaacaaagAACGGTGAAAAGCCTTTTTGTGGTGGTGTACAACTACTAGTACGGATGGATGTCTTCGGAGGTGAACACACCTTATTGTCTTTTCACGCGTCCAGcttttttccttcgctTGCTTGTTGTCGCTATCTTCAGTCGGTCAATAATTTgaatccttcttccattctcgATATCCTAATACCTAGCGAGCTTCAGCAATATTAAGCTATAGACTATAAGCTCGTCCTCGTTTCGAGAACGGCGGCGACAAACTTCAAAGTCATTACGGTATTTCAGCCAGACAAGGCATTTTTGGTTACCGAAATTGCTGGCTGTCGCCACGGACGCGTTCCCCACATACATTTGGATACCTACATTCTCCCAAAATTCCCATACTAAAACCATTACCTCCTACATCAACGTCCTCAACCTCTCAAGGTTTTTTGCCctatctttcttctccaacgACATTTCTGCCACAGCGTCTGCGAACGAGAAGGACAAAAGGCGAAGACGGAAAGGACATTGTGGAACGGACATTTGCAAGGGAAAGGCGTTTCAAGAAAGACGCTCGGACGCCGGATTATTTGAGCTCGCGTCGGTGTCTCTGGCGGATTGCTGTGGAGATATTGCAGCGAAGGTCTGAGAGAAGCTGGTGGATTGGAGTACATCCAGATACAGCTCTTGTTGCCTGCActcagaagaaggaattggaggagaaagacgGTATCGACGATCCACTGGCCATCGCCCACGTCCATCAATCTCCTAGCACACACAGTAGCGGTCCGTCGCGACCTGAACTCTTCGGGCTGCACTCCAAACTGCAGACGGTCGGTGCTCTTACTCCCACGAGCCACGACAAGGTCCAAGCTACGGTCCACTGTTCTTCACTTGTTACCGAAGCGACTTATCCAAGCGACGGGCGACACCACCTTCGGGTTTCGACGCCCTCTCTTGTCTTGCTTGTAGCGGTACTTGTCACCAACAGTCATTCAACCAACCTGATAACGGTCATCCTTTGACTTTTGACAGCTGCGCCCTGCATTTCGACTATCGCTTTCTATTCCAGTTCGATAATCGCTCCATATTCCAGCCACCAATTGACTCGTTTGCCTTTGCCCGGCCTTGATATACCTTTATATTGCCATCATCCTTCCTAAAAGGCCTCAATTCGAGTCCCATCCTGCAAAGGCGATCGTCGTCCTCGAAAACTGGTCTGGCCATCTCTACACAGGACCTTCCTTTGTAGCTTTCCTCGACCATTCACCATCGCTCGCTACCTTGACCTCCCACTATACAAACGCAACAacatctttcttcattAGCTTGCTGCTAGATTGAACTGCGACATCTTCGAATCCCCTCTATATTACCAACTCGGTATATTTGGCCAGTGCTTTCTTGACCAGGTGATCCAGGCAAGTCAAGCACGGCCCGTAAACTCATCACAATCATCCCATACATCAGCCTAGCTTTCCGATGTCTGTATCCGGTCCCATCTCCAGGAGACGTATAGGCTCTGTGAGTCAAAGAGGAAATGAAAGTTTACCGCAGCTGGACATTCAGAGTATTCAAATGCCGTCAAATCCGTAAGCACTTGCCCTATTATTGCAGAATTGTAGCTGATAACACATCAATGACTCAGCCAAAACGCCCTTGCTCTCAAAACAGCGGCGCTGTCAACTTCTACTAGGTCTCTACACCAAATTTGCTCCAttttgaaaaagagatTATTATGTGTGGATGGTTTTAAGGCATTTTTAGGTGCGTCATGCGATGTGGCCTGCGCGTTGATGGCAAACAAGCTGATCAATGTTACGCGCTACCGTAGAACAACCACCTAATGCCGAACCATTGGATGTCGTTTCACATATGTGTCATCTTTTCCGGCTTGGTTCACCTCTTTGTCACCTTTACAACCTCCTTATCCCATCCTTCGTCGATTGTTTATCACCGCTATATGCCGACTTGCCAGCACCTGCCAAAATCGAATATGACTTTCCTCAATTCTACGACTCTCCTAATGGTGTCCGCAATTGGGCCAAGCGACCAGAAAATGCCAAACCCTGTCAAAGATATATAGCAGCCTTTTGTatggcgatgaagaagcgaatagaggaaggaagatggacaTCTGATATGTGGGCGTTGCATGAGCTGTGGGGCAAGTCGACTGGGGAGGACATCGAAGCGTACGACTCAACGGgtttgatgaaggtgtTGAGCACGGTAGAGGAAATGCTGGACAATCTGCCAGAATCCGCCATGTCTCCTATATCACCTCAAACTCCTTTCACAGCATCGGGTTCCATTGCTCAGCGTGCACAGTCTAGACAATCTTACGACTTACCATTTTCCATGGGTGGAATAGGCTCGGGTGCGAGTGCGGTGGCTAATATGGCGGCGACCATGAACGGTGGGGTGCATGTCGAAACTGGTCCAAGTGAGAACTCTCCAACTGCAGCGGAGATGCAACGCGGCCTGTCAACATCATTGGCTGAAGCCAACGCCTTCAAATCAGTCGAGGAGTTGGTTGCGAGTGAGAAAAGTTATGTGCAGGAGCTGGAAATTCTGGTGAGATGTTCACAAGAAATGCTGGAGGCCCAGTTGGTGTCCACCGAAACGAATCATCAGATTTTCTCAAATCTATCAAAGATTTTAGATTTCCACGTGAGCAAACGTTTGGATAAAGCACATATGCAATAATGCTAACCCACTTTCGAAGCGTAAATTCTTAATCAAACTTGAGACGGAGTATGAGCCTATTCAAGAGCGAGGACCCGGCGCTTGGGCAGAGGGTGTATGGGGCAGACCGTTCATTTTGAGCGAGGCGGAGTTTGACTGCTACGGCCCATACTGTGCCAATTACCTCGACGCGATCACTGTGGTGAATGAGCAGATGCCAATACTTATGGTGAGCGGAGCCCTGCAGGTTATTGGTGACTCAAATTGACTATTTCCGCAGCGAGGACAAGAGTTATCACCGGGAGAAAGGCCGTGCTTGGACCCCCAACGGGAACTGCAGGCGTTCATGATCAAGCCTATCCAGAGAATCACCAAATatggtcttcttcttgacgtATGTCATTATGCGCAGGTGAATGAATAAAACTGCTAACAGTGACATTCAGGCTATTCTCCACGCCACAGCCAAGCATGAGTATCCGTTCCGACCAGAATTGGAAGAGGCTTCTGCTGCGGTCAAGCGTATTGCCGCCGGCATCAACGAAGTTACAGACTTCAAGGCCAAGCAAGCCACTGTGCGCGAACTTATCGAACGGGTTGATGATTGGAAAGGTCACGACGTAGACAAGTTCGGACCGTTACATATCGACGACCACTTCACGGTGACCAAGGCTGATCAGCCACGAGAATACCACGTTTTCTTGTTTGAAAAGATGATGCTCTGTTGCAAAGAGATCACAccagaaaagaagaagcagaacAAGAATTCGAGCATGTTAAGGAAAGATCGAGGAACCAGCAAGAGTGGACCGCttgacaagaagaaactGGCATTGAAGGGTAGAATATTTGTCTCAAACATTAAGGAAGCCACCATATTGCCCACTGAGCCCGGAGGTGAGTTAAATTGTTGGTTTCAAATGACCATAACTAACCATATTATCAAGATGCATATGGCGTCGCTCGATTATTGATCGGATGGACTATTCCTCTTCGAAACCAGGACGGTTACCACGATGATCAGGAAGATTCTTTCGTGATGATCGGTAAGAGTGAAGAACAAATGAGAAAGTGGTCGGAGAAGGTTATGGAGCTTGCCAACAACGAGCGCAAGATTCAAGAGGACATGCGAGCGGCAAGAATGAAGGCTGGTCGATTTTCTGGTTCTGAAAGGCAGTACTACCAACATTCTTTCTTCGGTCCCCCTACTCCTGCCACAGAACATCCTCCTATGACACCCTTCAAcatgcctccacttccaaACGGGTCGGCTACTCCTTATTATtctgaagacgaagacCCCGAAGGCCTCCGCAGCGGTCGTACAACTCCCAGCATTCTCGGGCATCATCCGTACGCTTATTCCGGTCAACCTTCCGCCAGTAGGCGAGTGCAGAGTCAGCAATCAATGACTTCTGTCATGCCAACAGAGCTTCGCGCTCGGGCTATGACAGAAGATCAGTACGGTCCCAGCATGACACAGTGGCGTACTCAACAACCGATGGcccctccccttcctcgctTAACGTCTGCCATGTCGGGTATGTCGGTGGCCTCGGAACTTTCCTTTGGCTCTGGACCGAATAATATAGGTATACGAACTGGTATGGTCCGGCAGATGAGCTCTACGAGATTACCGCGCGCTACTGAAGTGGAcgaagcagaagagaaTCCGGTCGATACTCGGGATTCATATGGGAGGTACGGGTCGCTTAGAGGGATAATGCGCGCTCCTAGTCACGCCATGCCTAGTGTGCCCCACCCTCCACCCCTCCGGAATCGCAGtgcctcctctcccaatGTCTATCAGCAACCAACTGTCACTGGTGCTGCATCTCTTCCTTATACCGCTGGGCCCAACGGGACTTGGACcacttctcctcttgcctCTACTCTTCAGATGAGCACGCATCCTTACGTCCAAAGTACCCCTGTACCTGGGTTTGGACCTAGTAGCTCAACGACTCTTGTGGGTGGAACAGCATATTTCAATAAGCGAATGAGCAATGAGAAGAGATCAAGTGGTGAGAGTCATCACTCCACGACCACCACCGATACTTCAGACCAGACCAGTCCTGCTACGCCATATGGCAGCGGCAACGGAGATATTCGGGGCCCATCGAGACAAAACAGTGGCGACAATGTTTCAGGAAGTGTGTTAGTCAAACTGCGGTTTGGCAATGTGAGTAATTCGTACAGCTTGATACGACAAACAAACTAATGTGTGTTTAAAGGATCAATTTATTCTCGGC
Coding sequences:
- a CDS encoding cell division control protein 24; the encoded protein is MSVSGPISRRRIGSVSQRGNESLPQLDIQSIQMPSNPQNALALKTAALSTSTRSLHQICSILKKRLLCVDGFKAFLEQPPNAEPLDVVSHMCHLFRLGSPLCHLYNLLIPSFVDCLSPLYADLPAPAKIEYDFPQFYDSPNGVRNWAKRPENAKPCQRYIAAFCMAMKKRIEEGRWTSDMWALHELWGKSTGEDIEAYDSTGLMKVLSTVEEMLDNLPESAMSPISPQTPFTASGSIAQRAQSRQSYDLPFSMGGIGSGASAVANMAATMNGGVHVETGPSENSPTAAEMQRGLSTSLAEANAFKSVEELVASEKSYVQELEILVRCSQEMLEAQLVSTETNHQIFSNLSKILDFHRKFLIKLETEYEPIQERGPGAWAEGVWGRPFILSEAEFDCYGPYCANYLDAITVVNEQMPILMRGQELSPGERPCLDPQRELQAFMIKPIQRITKYGLLLDAILHATAKHEYPFRPELEEASAAVKRIAAGINEVTDFKAKQATVRELIERVDDWKGHDVDKFGPLHIDDHFTVTKADQPREYHVFLFEKMMLCCKEITPEKKKQNKNSSMLRKDRGTSKSGPLDKKKLALKGRIFVSNIKEATILPTEPGDAYGVARLLIGWTIPLRNQDGYHDDQEDSFVMIGKSEEQMRKWSEKVMELANNERKIQEDMRAARMKAGRFSGSERQYYQHSFFGPPTPATEHPPMTPFNMPPLPNGSATPYYSEDEDPEGLRSGRTTPSILGHHPYAYSGQPSASRRVQSQQSMTSVMPTELRARAMTEDQYGPSMTQWRTQQPMAPPLPRLTSAMSGMSVASELSFGSGPNNIGIRTGMVRQMSSTRLPRATEVDEAEENPVDTRDSYGRYGSLRGIMRAPSHAMPSVPHPPPLRNRSASSPNVYQQPTVTGAASLPYTAGPNGTWTTSPLASTLQMSTHPYVQSTPVPGFGPSSSTTLVGGTAYFNKRMSNEKRSSGESHHSTTTTDTSDQTSPATPYGSGNGDIRGPSRQNSGDNVSGSVLVKLRFGNDQFILGVSQGIDFITLYQKIHKKIRLCSSSNRPTNEHDKLQIRYVDNDGDEIQVKFDSDVELMFEDARDQAGHINLIARWAEDRRGTPQGEIY